A genomic segment from Candidatus Brocadia sinica JPN1 encodes:
- a CDS encoding ABC transporter permease, whose translation MNSLSYNFDLIRHLVRCDFAVRYKGSVLGVLWSPMLPLAQLLVLVFLFQKVVPLNIDAYPAFVFSALLPWTWFSTCLSSSGSLLINNRGLVRRPNFTPATLIITNTLSNMLNYLVVLPILFVMLAIYDKTMTLALLILPLLILIQGVLIVGLSLIIAMLNVFYRDVQHIMSIVLMLLFYMTPVFYQPQAVSENFRILYMFSPIAVLIQGYRAIFFYGTFPEWRSLLFAGTTSIFVCVSGYLLYRFFLHDIIDTI comes from the coding sequence ATGAACTCATTAAGTTACAATTTTGATCTGATACGGCACCTCGTGCGTTGCGATTTTGCTGTGCGCTATAAGGGTTCGGTTCTGGGCGTACTATGGTCACCCATGCTCCCCTTAGCTCAATTGCTGGTGTTGGTTTTTCTCTTCCAGAAAGTTGTTCCGCTAAACATTGATGCTTACCCGGCTTTCGTTTTCAGTGCGTTACTACCGTGGACATGGTTTAGTACGTGTCTTAGTTCATCTGGTAGTCTTTTGATCAACAATCGTGGTTTGGTTCGGAGGCCTAATTTTACACCAGCAACCCTTATAATTACCAACACCTTGTCAAACATGCTAAACTATTTAGTAGTCCTGCCAATACTTTTTGTTATGTTAGCCATCTATGATAAAACTATGACATTGGCCCTTCTGATTCTTCCATTGCTGATATTGATTCAGGGTGTATTAATAGTTGGCCTAAGCCTGATCATCGCTATGCTAAACGTCTTTTATCGTGATGTGCAGCACATTATGAGCATAGTACTTATGCTTCTCTTTTACATGACACCAGTTTTTTACCAGCCGCAGGCAGTCAGTGAAAATTTCCGTATTTTATACATGTTTAGCCCGATTGCGGTGCTGATACAAGGCTACCGAGCGATTTTTTTTTACGGTACGTTCCCTGAATGGAGATCGCTCCTGTTTGCGGGCACAACAAGTATCTTCGTATGCGTCTCTGGTTACCTTCTTTACAGGTTTTTTCTTCATGATATTATTGATACCATCTAG
- a CDS encoding glutamate mutase L: MNVIIATDCGSTTTKAILIEKKNGVYRQTFRGGAPTTVEAPFEDVTRGVLNAFTELEELSGRKILDGERIITPAQGNVGVDIYVSTSSAGGGLQMMVAGAVKTMTAMSAQRAALGAGAIVMDVIASNDKRLPHEKIDLIRQLRPDIILLSGGTDGGTVSHVIELAEYISAAHPRPRLGMTFQLPVIYAGNKDVREKIKEILGKKTSLHITENIRPTLEHENLIPARQEIQKLFLEHVMAQAPGYKKLMSWTGAPIMPTPAAEGLIMQAIARKQNINVIGIDIGGATTNIFSVYGEVFNRTVSANLGMSYSISNVLVEAGLENILRWIPFDIDESDLRNRIKNKMIRPTTIPQTLEELKIEQAISREALRVSFEQHKSLAVGLKGVQRERDISEAFKQETVGETLINMLKLDLLVGSGGVLSNAPRRAQAMLMMIDALQPEGITRIAVDSIFMMPHLGVLSTVNEQASTEVFEKDCLIHLGTCVSLVKGSIGKANEKCISYKITMPDGKKTENSLSYGNLSVFPLGIDQTAEIEVIPAKGFDVGAGKGKPIVKKVFGGVVGVVIDARGRPITLAKDKASRVEQLQRWTKAIDAYPE, encoded by the coding sequence GTGAATGTCATCATTGCCACAGACTGCGGGAGTACAACCACCAAAGCCATCCTGATTGAAAAAAAGAATGGAGTTTATCGGCAAACATTCCGTGGCGGGGCGCCTACAACTGTAGAAGCGCCCTTTGAAGATGTTACCCGCGGTGTGTTGAACGCCTTTACCGAGTTAGAAGAACTTTCTGGCCGGAAGATCCTGGATGGAGAAAGAATCATCACACCGGCGCAAGGGAATGTTGGCGTAGACATTTATGTATCTACGAGCAGCGCAGGCGGTGGCTTGCAAATGATGGTGGCAGGCGCTGTAAAGACCATGACCGCCATGAGCGCCCAGCGTGCGGCGCTCGGAGCCGGCGCCATTGTAATGGACGTTATTGCATCTAACGACAAACGCCTTCCTCATGAGAAGATAGATCTCATACGTCAATTACGACCTGATATAATATTACTCTCCGGGGGGACTGATGGGGGCACTGTTTCTCACGTGATAGAATTGGCAGAATATATCTCAGCCGCACATCCCAGACCTCGGCTCGGCATGACATTTCAGCTTCCGGTCATCTATGCCGGCAACAAGGATGTCCGCGAAAAAATAAAGGAAATTCTCGGCAAAAAAACCTCCCTCCACATTACAGAAAATATCCGACCTACCCTCGAACACGAAAACCTCATTCCGGCGCGCCAGGAAATCCAGAAACTTTTTCTCGAACATGTAATGGCACAGGCCCCTGGTTACAAAAAACTGATGTCATGGACCGGGGCGCCCATTATGCCCACCCCAGCGGCAGAGGGCCTCATTATGCAGGCAATCGCCAGAAAACAAAATATTAATGTCATTGGTATTGACATAGGCGGCGCCACGACGAATATTTTTTCTGTGTATGGCGAGGTATTTAATCGCACAGTGAGCGCAAACCTCGGAATGAGTTACAGCATCTCTAATGTGTTGGTTGAAGCGGGGCTTGAGAATATTCTGCGATGGATACCATTCGATATCGATGAATCCGATCTCAGAAACAGGATCAAGAACAAGATGATCAGGCCCACGACTATACCTCAAACACTGGAAGAGTTGAAGATAGAACAGGCTATATCCCGTGAAGCTCTGAGGGTATCCTTTGAACAACACAAATCCCTGGCAGTAGGACTCAAGGGAGTACAGCGGGAACGAGATATCTCCGAAGCATTTAAACAAGAGACTGTGGGTGAAACATTAATAAACATGCTAAAGCTGGACCTCCTGGTGGGCAGCGGTGGTGTGCTCTCCAATGCACCGCGCAGGGCACAGGCAATGCTTATGATGATTGATGCCCTACAGCCTGAAGGCATTACCAGGATTGCTGTCGACAGTATTTTCATGATGCCTCATCTGGGAGTTCTTTCAACGGTAAACGAACAGGCATCTACAGAGGTATTTGAGAAAGATTGTTTGATTCATCTGGGTACCTGCGTTTCACTTGTTAAAGGAAGTATCGGAAAGGCCAATGAAAAATGCATTTCCTATAAGATAACGATGCCGGATGGTAAAAAAACAGAAAATTCGCTTTCTTATGGGAACCTGAGCGTCTTCCCCTTGGGCATTGATCAGACAGCGGAAATTGAGGTCATACCGGCAAAAGGTTTTGATGTCGGCGCAGGAAAAGGGAAACCTATTGTGAAGAAGGTTTTTGGCGGAGTTGTAGGGGTAGTTATCGATGCCCGGGGCAGACCTATCACCCTAGCAAAAGATAAGGCATCAAGAGTGGAGCAACTACAACGATGGACCAAGGCCATTGACGCGTACCCAGAATAA
- the thrC gene encoding threonine synthase yields MPYRAWFQCISGCNEKYELNEVVYQCRKCGDLLEVKHDMDKLHRHSPEHWKRLFDERYRRSKWPYGSSVWGKKEWVCPNVDNGNVVSLYEGGSNLFWAERLGKELGLEDLWIKQCGNAHTGSFKDLGMTVLVSMVKQMIAEGKDIPAVACASTGDTSAALASYCAAAGILAIVFLPKNKVSHAQLIQPIANGALTLSLDTDFDGCMKLVKEICSKNNIYLANSMNSLRIEGQKTVSIEIVQQFDWEVPDVVIVPGGNLGNTAALGKGFLMMQELRLIDKLPRIVCAQAAKANPLYLSYLKGFKEFTPVKAQKTLANAIQIGDPVSYKKAINVLKAFNGIVEQATEDELANASAQADRTGLFSCPHTGVALAVLIKLLEKKAIRREEKVVVISTAHGLKFPEFKISYHENKLEEVIPRFANLPVEVQPRYDAVRTAIYRKLEQISS; encoded by the coding sequence ATGCCATACAGGGCATGGTTCCAGTGCATATCAGGATGTAATGAAAAGTATGAGCTGAACGAGGTTGTCTACCAGTGCAGGAAGTGTGGAGATTTGCTGGAGGTCAAGCACGATATGGATAAACTCCACAGGCACTCCCCCGAACATTGGAAGAGGTTGTTTGATGAACGGTATAGACGCAGCAAGTGGCCTTACGGGAGTTCTGTTTGGGGCAAGAAAGAATGGGTGTGTCCCAATGTCGACAACGGGAACGTAGTTTCCTTATATGAAGGAGGCAGCAACCTTTTCTGGGCCGAACGGCTCGGAAAGGAACTTGGTTTGGAAGACTTGTGGATCAAACAGTGTGGGAATGCCCATACAGGCTCTTTTAAAGACCTGGGAATGACTGTACTGGTTTCCATGGTCAAGCAGATGATTGCGGAGGGGAAGGATATCCCAGCAGTTGCCTGTGCATCCACGGGAGATACTTCTGCTGCGCTTGCATCGTATTGCGCCGCTGCGGGTATTCTTGCCATAGTGTTTCTGCCAAAGAACAAGGTATCCCACGCGCAACTTATCCAGCCTATTGCCAATGGGGCGCTTACTTTATCGCTGGATACCGATTTTGATGGGTGTATGAAACTGGTAAAGGAGATATGTAGCAAAAATAATATCTACCTGGCCAACTCCATGAATTCCCTTCGCATTGAGGGTCAAAAAACAGTAAGTATCGAAATAGTCCAGCAGTTCGATTGGGAAGTGCCCGATGTTGTAATAGTTCCGGGAGGGAATTTGGGCAATACCGCAGCGCTGGGAAAAGGCTTTCTTATGATGCAGGAATTGCGCTTAATCGACAAATTGCCGCGCATTGTGTGTGCACAGGCAGCCAAGGCCAATCCTCTTTACCTTAGCTATCTGAAGGGGTTTAAAGAATTTACGCCGGTGAAGGCACAAAAGACTCTTGCCAATGCTATCCAGATAGGCGATCCGGTTAGTTATAAAAAGGCTATCAACGTTTTAAAGGCATTCAATGGCATTGTAGAGCAGGCAACAGAAGATGAATTGGCTAATGCCTCTGCACAAGCGGACAGAACCGGTTTGTTCAGTTGCCCGCATACGGGGGTTGCCCTGGCAGTGTTAATAAAATTGCTGGAGAAAAAGGCGATAAGGCGTGAGGAAAAAGTCGTTGTTATTTCTACTGCACATGGCTTGAAATTCCCGGAATTTAAGATAAGTTATCATGAAAATAAACTGGAAGAAGTAATCCCGCGATTTGCCAACCTTCCTGTAGAAGTTCAACCCCGGTACGATGCGGTCAGGACCGCTATCTACAGGAAACTTGAACAAATATCTTCATAG
- the htpX gene encoding zinc metalloprotease HtpX translates to MNYFKTTVLLIALTLLLVWVGSMFGGRQGAVFAFAIAMGMNFFSYWFSDKIVLKMYGAREVSEQESPAYYGIVRELTMHAGLPMPRIYIIPTNAMNAFATGRNPSHAAVAVTEGMLNSLKLEELKGVLGHELSHIRNRDILISTIVATVAGAIMMLANMARWAAIFGGYGGRDEEDSRGGGLGMLLVAILAPIAALVIQMAISRSREYAADKGGALLTGNPLGLASALEKLQQASVARPIGASSATAHLFIVNPLSGRSFVTIFSTHPPIEERIKRLRAMA, encoded by the coding sequence ATGAATTATTTTAAGACAACGGTATTATTAATTGCCTTGACGCTGTTGCTTGTTTGGGTGGGCAGTATGTTCGGCGGACGTCAGGGTGCGGTCTTTGCCTTTGCCATTGCTATGGGGATGAATTTTTTTAGTTACTGGTTTAGCGACAAGATTGTTTTGAAGATGTATGGCGCCAGGGAGGTTTCTGAGCAGGAGTCGCCGGCCTATTATGGGATCGTTAGGGAATTAACCATGCATGCGGGATTACCTATGCCCAGGATATATATCATCCCAACGAATGCCATGAATGCCTTCGCCACGGGGAGAAATCCCAGCCATGCTGCAGTGGCAGTTACCGAGGGGATGCTTAATTCTCTGAAACTCGAAGAACTCAAAGGAGTTTTAGGACACGAATTATCCCATATTCGGAACCGGGATATACTTATATCTACCATTGTTGCAACGGTTGCCGGCGCTATCATGATGCTGGCAAATATGGCCCGATGGGCGGCTATTTTTGGGGGATATGGCGGGAGGGATGAAGAAGATAGCAGGGGGGGAGGTCTCGGAATGTTATTGGTAGCCATTTTGGCCCCCATTGCTGCGCTTGTAATTCAGATGGCGATTTCCCGTTCGCGGGAGTACGCAGCCGATAAGGGAGGCGCATTATTAACAGGGAATCCGCTGGGGCTGGCCAGCGCCCTTGAGAAACTGCAACAGGCATCAGTGGCCAGGCCTATCGGTGCAAGTTCGGCTACGGCGCATCTGTTTATTGTGAATCCATTAAGCGGTCGTTCGTTTGTTACAATCTTTAGTACTCATCCACCAATCGAAGAACGAATCAAGAGGCTCAGGGCGATGGCCTGA
- the leuC gene encoding 3-isopropylmalate dehydratase large subunit — MEMTITEKIIAAHSGLKEVHPGQFVYADVDICLGNDITAPIAIEEFEKTGIKKVFDPEKIVLVPDHFTPNKDIKSAQQSKSLRVFAEKHHLKHYFEIGRMGIEHALLPEKGIVAPGDLVIGADSHTCTYGALGAFSTGVGSTDLAACFATGKVWLRVPESIKFVFHGKVKNWTSGKDLILYTIGKIGVDGALYKAMEFAGSAISNLPMDDRFAMCNMAIEAGAKSGIISSDKNTEDYVKGRVTKKYAMYQSDPGCNYTKTYEFNAEEISPQIALPSLPENTKPVEEVSGIKIDQVVIGSCTNGRISDLRIAAKILKGKKAHPSIRLIIIPATQEIYRQALQDGLIEIFIDAEAVVSTPTCGPCLGGHMGILAEGERALSTTNRNFTGRMGHPKSEIYLCSPAVAAASAITGRITPPDEVVKN, encoded by the coding sequence ATGGAAATGACAATAACAGAGAAGATCATCGCTGCACATTCGGGTCTCAAGGAAGTACATCCTGGGCAATTTGTTTACGCAGATGTGGATATCTGCCTGGGTAACGATATTACTGCCCCGATCGCTATTGAAGAATTTGAAAAGACAGGGATTAAAAAGGTCTTTGATCCGGAAAAGATTGTTTTGGTTCCTGATCACTTTACCCCCAATAAGGACATCAAGTCTGCACAACAGTCAAAATCCCTCCGTGTTTTTGCTGAGAAACACCATTTAAAACATTACTTTGAGATTGGCAGAATGGGGATCGAACACGCCCTGCTTCCGGAAAAAGGGATCGTGGCGCCCGGAGACCTTGTGATAGGAGCCGATTCTCATACGTGTACCTATGGTGCGCTCGGAGCATTCTCAACGGGTGTCGGGAGCACCGACCTCGCTGCATGTTTTGCTACGGGGAAGGTGTGGCTCAGGGTGCCTGAATCGATTAAATTCGTTTTTCACGGCAAGGTGAAAAATTGGACATCAGGAAAGGATTTAATCCTCTATACGATTGGGAAAATCGGTGTGGATGGAGCCCTTTACAAGGCAATGGAGTTTGCAGGCAGCGCCATATCAAATTTGCCTATGGACGATCGTTTCGCCATGTGTAACATGGCAATTGAGGCCGGGGCGAAAAGCGGTATAATTTCGTCTGATAAAAACACTGAAGATTATGTAAAGGGCAGGGTAACCAAAAAATATGCGATGTATCAAAGCGATCCCGGTTGTAATTATACAAAAACATACGAATTCAATGCCGAAGAAATTTCTCCTCAAATAGCACTCCCCAGTTTACCGGAAAACACAAAACCCGTGGAAGAGGTTTCGGGAATTAAGATCGATCAGGTAGTTATCGGTTCTTGTACCAATGGAAGAATTTCAGATCTCAGGATAGCAGCCAAAATCCTCAAAGGAAAAAAGGCGCATCCTTCCATTCGGCTTATTATTATTCCGGCTACCCAGGAAATTTACAGACAGGCATTACAGGATGGCTTGATTGAAATATTTATAGATGCCGAGGCGGTAGTTTCTACCCCAACCTGCGGTCCGTGTCTTGGCGGTCATATGGGTATTTTGGCAGAAGGGGAACGGGCGTTATCTACGACCAACCGTAATTTTACCGGTCGCATGGGGCATCCCAAAAGTGAGATATATCTTTGCAGTCCTGCTGTTGCGGCAGCATCAGCAATCACGGGAAGGATTACCCCGCCTGATGAGGTGGTAAAGAATTGA